The Anomaloglossus baeobatrachus isolate aAnoBae1 chromosome 7, aAnoBae1.hap1, whole genome shotgun sequence sequence cacgcagacttctccctgtgtccctctttctcacgcagacttctccctgtatctttttctcacgcagacttctccctgtgtccctctttctcatgcagacttctccctgtgtccctctttctcatgcagacttctccctgtgtccctctttctcatgcagacttctccctgtgtcaatctttctcatgcagacttctccctgtgtccctctttctcatgcagacttctccctgtgtctctctttctcatgcagacttctccctgtgtccctctttctcatgcagacttctccctgtatctctttctcatgcagacttctccctgtatctctttctcatgcagacttctccatgtatctctttctcatgcagacttctccctgtgtccctctttctcatgcagacttctccctgtatctttttctcacgcagacttctccgtgtccctctttctcatgcagacttctccctgtgtccctctttctcacgcagacttctccctgtatctttttctcacgcagacttctccctgtgtccctctttctcatgcagacttctccctgtgtccctctttctcatgcagacttctccctgtatctttttctcatgcagacttctccctgtgtctctctttctcatgcagacttctccctgtgtccctctttctcacgcagacttctccctgtgtccctctttctcatgcagacttctccctgtgtccctctttctcatgcagacttctccctgtgtccctctttctcatgcagacttctccctgtgtctctctttctcatgcagacttctccctgtgtccctctttctcatgcagacttctccctgtgtccctctttcttatgcagacttctccctgtgtccctctttctcatgcagacttctccctgtgtccctctttctcacgcagacttctccctgtgtctctctttctcacgcagacttctccctgtatatttttctcacgcagacttctccctgtgtccctctttctcacgcagacttctccctgtatctttttctcacgcagacttctccctgtctccctctttctcatgcagacttctccctgtgtccctctttctcatgcagacttctccctgtgtctctctttctcatgcagacttctccctgtgtccctctttctcatgcagacttctccctgtgtccctctttcttatgcagacttctccctgtatctctttctcatgcagacttctccatgtatctctttctcatgcagacttctccatgTGTCCCTCTTTTTCACGCAGacttttccctgtgtctctctttctcacgcagacttctccatgtccctctttctcacgcagacttctccgtgtccctctttctcacgcagacttctccgtgtcccttgtcctcacgcagacttctccgtgtCCCTCGTCCTCACGCAGACTACTCCGTGTCCCTCGTCCTCACACAGActactccctgtgtccctctttctcacatagacttctccctgtgtccctctttctcatgcagacttctccctgtgtccctctttctcatgcagacttctccctgtgtccctctttctcatgcagacttctccgtgtccctctttctcacgcagacttctccgtgtccctctttctcacgcagacttctccgtgtcccttgtcctcacgcagacttctccgtgtccctcgtcctcacgcagacttctccgtgtCCTTCGTCCTCACGCAGACTACTCCCTGTATCCCTCTTTCTCAcatagacttctccctgtgtccctctttctcatgcagatttctccctgtgtccctctttctcatgcagacttctccctgtgtccctctttctcatgcagacttctccctgtgtccctctttctcacacagacttctccctgtgtctctctttctcatgcagacttctccctgtgtccctctttctcacgcagacttctccctgtgtccctctttctcatgcagacttctccgtgtctctttctcacgcagacttctccccgtgtccctctttctcacgcagacttctccctgtatctctttctcatgcagacttctccctgtgtccctctttctcacgcagacttctccctgtgtccctctttctcatgcagacttctccgtgtctctttctcacgcagacttctccccgtgtccctctttctcacgcagacctctccctgtatctctttctcacgcagacttctccctgtgtctctcttgctcatgcagacttctccctgtgtccctctttctcatgcagacttctccctgtgtccctctttctcacgcagtcttctccctgtgtccctctttctcacgcagtcttctccctgtgtctctttctcatgcagacttctccctgtgtccctctttctcatgcagacttctccctgtgtccctctttctcacgcagacttctccctgtgtcccttgtcctcacgcagacttctccctgtgtccctctttctcatgcagacttctccctgtgtccctctttctcatgcagacttctacctgtgtccctctttctcacgcagacttctccctgtgtccctctttctcatgcagacttctccctgtgtccttctttctcacgcagacttctccctgtgtccctctttctcacgcagacttctccctgtgtccctctttctcatgcagacttctccctgtgtctctctttctcacgcagatttctccctgtgtccctctttctcacgcagacttctccctgtgtccctctttctcatgcagacttctccctgtgtccctctttctcacgcagacttctccctgtgtccctctttttcatgcagacttctccatgtgtccctctttctcatgcagacgtctccctgtgtccctctttctcatgcagacttctccctgtgtccctctttctcatgcagacttcttcctgtgtccctctttctcacgcagacttctccctgtgtccctctttctcatgcagacttttccctgtgtccctctttctcatgcagacttttccctgtgtccctctttctcatgcagacttctccctgtgtccctctttcttatgcagacttctccctgtgtccctctttctcacgcagacttctccctgtgtccctctttctcatgcagacttctccctgtgtccctccttctcatgcagacttctccctgtgtccctctttctcactcagacttctccctgtgtccctctttctcacgcagacttctccctgtgtccctctttcccacgcagacttctccctgtgtccctctttctcacgcagacttctccctgtgtccctctttctcatgcagacttctccctgtgtctctctttctcacacagacttctccctgtgtccctctttctcatgcagacttctccgtgtccctcgtcctcacgcagacttctccctgtgtccctctttctcatgcagacttctccctgtgtccctctttctcatgcagacttctccctgtgtccctctttctcatgcagacttctccctgtgtccctctttctcacgcagacttctccgtgtccctcgtcctcacgcagacttctccctgtgtccctctttctcatgcagacttctccctgtgtccctctttctcatgcagacttctccctgtgtccctctttctcacgcagacttctccctgtgtccctctttctcatgcagacttctccctgtgtccctctttctcatgcagacttctccctgtgtccctctttctcacgcagacttctccctgtgtccctctttctcacgcagacttctccctgtgtccctctttctcacgcagacttctccctgtgtccctctttgtcacgcagacttctccctgtgtccctttcTCACGCaggcttctccctgtgtccctctttctcacatagacttctccctgtgtccctctttctcatgcagacatctccctgtgtccctctttctcacacagacttctccctgtgtctctctttctcacgcagacttctccctgtgtccctctttctcacacagacttctccctgtgtctctctttctcacgcaggcttctccctgtgtccctcgtcctcacgcagacttctcccagtgtccctctttctcacgcagacttctccctgtgtccctctttctcacacagacttctccgtgtccctcgtcctcacgcagacttctccgtgtCCTTTGTCCTTACACAGACTTCTCTCCATTTCTTTTTAGTGTCACAATTATCTGTATAAATTTATTttcatctatttttatttttttcctccagcGAATTTTGTTCCATTGAATGAAGGAGTGGAATGGACAAAGGAGTTTGATGATGTGTTGAGTCGCTTGGAAGATGCGGATATTGAGCCAAACTTCAGCGATATTATTGTGCCGGTCTTCGTTTACAGGTAGGAGAGAATCCGGGGATTATGTGTGGTAGAGGCCCATTCCTCTTAGTGTAGTCCGAGCACCAGACCTCTCATACACTTTGCCTGTTACTAACGGGATCTGGAATCTTCAGCAGCTTTATTCTATAGGAGAGGACATATATAATTGTCAGTAATAAGGGGCATTGTGGACTCGGTCAGATGACGACCACATGTACCGTCACCAACCATGGACACTATGAGGATGCATGGCGAACACTGCTGAATATAATACATATCAGGGTGACAGGATATACACGGAAAAGCATAACATTACTGTTACTTTACAGCGTGAAGAGGGACATTCCAGGCAATGAGATAGAAGAAATCAAGACGTTCCTCAAAACCTGCCGAGACCTAACAGGTAAGACACGAggtaagacagggaaagagacagcgggaaagagacagagcgggaaagagacagagcgggatggAGACAGCTCGGGACGGAGACAGCTCGGGACGGAGACAGCCCGGGACGAAGACAGCCCGGGACGGAGACAGCCCGGGACGGAGACAGCCCGGGacggagacagcccgggcaaagagacagcccgggcaaagagacagcccgggcaaagagacagcccgggcaaagagacagccctgaaaaaaggcagccgggcaaagagacagccgggcaaagagacagagagagagagagacagacagatacagagattgagacagactgatgcaaatacagacagatagaaacagacagacaaggaaagagacagacagcgagacacagacagagactgggagagagacagagagacagttactatcccgggcaacacctgggtactacagctagtatatatatatttattacaattTCCATTAGAGCTGTGGGAGACTGTCACGTGGACGGTGTATAATGGCCCCCAGCATGGAGAGAGGCGGAAGGTGccgagagaccccccccccccagtataaAGAGAGGCGGAAGGTGCACATAGATCCTACTATAGAAATATAAAAGGTGAAGGGAGACCCCCAGGATAGAGAAATCAAAGGTACATAGAGTCCTCTAGTATAGATAGAGGCAGAAGGAGCATATTGGCCTCCAGTAGATCCAGGCAGCACATGGCTCAGGGCAGGTAGAAGACCTGGAGTGCACCCTGTTGGCTCTTGTATTTTCCGTTTTGGCCAATGCCGCTGGTTGGCTGCACTATGCACATTGTTGTGTCGGCTCTCTTCTCTTCATTGTAATGGTTATTCGTCTACTTCACAGGAATCTTCCCCATCATCGTACTCACCCACAAGACCAGCGGCCCCTTCTCCAAAATCCGGGACATGTTTGAGGGGATGGGAGCTGAAGAAATCTTCTCAGTAGAGAATTACACAAGTGAGGACCATCTGAAGACCCTGGGGAGACACCTGCAGTTCCTGAACCTGATCCACAAAGTCTTACTGAACGTGAACTTCAGGATGTCAGAGGAGCGCAATCCCCGGAGAGAGCGCGTCGAGCGCAAGAAGTTTCTACACAAGTTCTTCCATAAGAGATAACTCAAGAAATGGAAGACAAGAGAAACGTGATGGACATGGGGACGGTGGAGGGAGGATTCACATGGATGGCTCCACCTAAACAAAGCATCTGACCACAGAATTACCCAACATAATACAATTCACTCGACCAATGATATTTGTTTATGACGTAATAAGGGAAATGTAGTGAAGTAGGAGCAGAAGCCTTCAGGTAGGAAAGCGAATACCGCGGACACCGGTCGGCACAATAAAGAGGACTCTGCATTATGTTACGCCTCCATTGATGTTTTTGTAAAATGTAGTTGGGGCTTCACATCGCAAAAATACAAACATTCACAGTATATATGGTCAGATATCGTCAGAACGTATAGCAGAAGTGTAGTCGGACTGAACCTCCCATAGATGTTAATATTTGGCACTCGAAGAGTGAAAGACGCACTAAATTTATGAAGGAAATCGTAATAACGGCAAAGACACGGCACCATGCAGACGGGACACTGGCAGTCAGGGTCAGACCCACCAAATAGTATCCAAAATGTATATCAGATTGTTATATACACCCCCAGAACccaaccagcccccccagcatgGAAACCATGGAAAAAGAGGACTCGGGAACCATAAGGCAGAAAAGGTACAAGAGTCACATCCAGAACTCCGCAGATTCACCACTCTGATGTCGGGGGTctgtgcactgtgtatagtgtcatATCCTATAAC is a genomic window containing:
- the LOC142246578 gene encoding uncharacterized protein LOC142246578 isoform X2, which encodes MDIGQLKEYIISYTLNSCPLGNQGYNQVLIQLLGFLGHGKSSLINSCKYALHDKEFTAHAESGSADGGLTTVRKTYPLTNTITMVDNRGCAKLNPFETGEFYTQLANFVPLNEGVEWTKEFDDVLSRLEDADIEPNFSDIIVPVFVYSVKRDIPGNEIEEIKTFLKTCRDLTGIFPIIVLTHKTSGPFSKIRDMFEGMGAEEIFSVENYTSEDHLKTLGRHLQFLNLIHKVLLNVNFRMSEERNPRRERVERKKFLHKFFHKR
- the LOC142246578 gene encoding uncharacterized protein LOC142246578 isoform X1; this encodes MDIGQLKEYIISYTLNSCPLGNQGYNQVLIQLLGFLGHGKSSLINSCKYALHDKEFTAHAESGSADGGLTTVRKTYPLTNTITMVDNRGCAKLNPFETGEFYTQLANFVPLNEGVEWTKEFDDVLSRLEDADIEPNFSDIIVPVFVYSVKRDIPGNEIEEIKTFLKTCRDLTGKTRGIFPIIVLTHKTSGPFSKIRDMFEGMGAEEIFSVENYTSEDHLKTLGRHLQFLNLIHKVLLNVNFRMSEERNPRRERVERKKFLHKFFHKR